The following proteins are co-located in the Neofelis nebulosa isolate mNeoNeb1 chromosome 18, mNeoNeb1.pri, whole genome shotgun sequence genome:
- the TNFRSF17 gene encoding tumor necrosis factor receptor superfamily member 17, translated as MAQPCFQNEYFDKLLNVCKPCHLRCLNTPPSPCQQYCSAMKGTNTILWTCLGLSLTVSLTVFVLMFLLRKMSSEPSKDAFKNTGLALQNEAEADQHESRESRTGTKVLLSRGLEYTVEECTCEDCVKNKSKVDSDHSFPLPAMEEGATILVTTKTNDYCNSLVASVTEMERSIFTR; from the exons ATGGCTCAGCCGTGCTtccaaaatgaatattttgacAAGTTGCTTAACGTTTGCAAACCTTGTCACCTTCGATGTCTTAATACCCCTCCCTCACCATGTCAGCAATATTGCAGCGCAA TGAAAGGAACAAATACAATTCTCTGGACCTGTCTGGGCCTGAGCTTGACAGTTTCTTTGACGGTTTTCGTGTTGATGTTCTTGCTAAGGAAGATGAGCTCTGAACCATCAAAGGACGCATTTAAAAACACAG GATTGGCTCTCCAGAACGAGGCAGAGGCTGACCAACACGAGAGCCGTGAGAGCAGGACTGGAACGAAAGTACTCCTCTCGAGGGGCCTGGAGTACACAGTCGAAGAATGTACCTGTGAAGACTGTGTCAAGAACAAATCCAAGGTCGATTCTGACCATTCCTTTCCGCTCCCGGCTATGGAGGAAGGTGCAACCATTCTCGTCACCACGAAAACAAATGACTACTGCAATAGCCTGGTAGCTAGCgtcacagagatggaaagatCCATTTTTACCAGATAA